The Pseudomonas sp. MM223 genome segment GGGCCTTTAGGCCCAGGCGTTCGCGCACCTGGGGCTGCAGCAGTTGGCGCAAGGGCTCCAGGCAGGCATCGCCCTCGTACTGCAGCAGTTGCCCGAAACCATAGGTGAAGGCCAGTTGCAGCGCCTGTTCAAGGCTGAGCAAGGCGTCGTCGCGGGCGCCACGGTCCTGTAGCAGGGCCGTGCCAAGCAGCAGTGCGTCGAGCAGCAGGCGGCGATTGCCTTGCGCCTGCGCTTGGGCCTGCAAGCGCTGCTGGATCTGCCAGGCCTTGTCGCGCTGGCCGAGGTGGCGTTGCACCCAGGCATAGGCCAGCCACTCTTCGGGCAGCAGTTGCTCGCCATACTGGCGCTGGCACCAATGCCATTGGTCGAGCCAGTCGGGCAGGTAGTCCTGGTCATTGTCGCGCAAGGCCAGGCGCGCGAGCCAGGCGCCTGCCTGGCGGTAAAGCGTTATCAAACGGTATTGCCGGGCCAGCCGGCGTACTTCTGCCCAGCGCGCCTTGGCCTGGCCCGTTTCACCCAGGGCCCAGTGCAGGCATGCCTGGTGGTGGAACACCCAAGGCAGCGCCGCGCTGTGGGGGAAGCCCAGTGCCAGCACTTCGGCCTGGGCCAGGGCGTGACGTGCCTGGGCCAGGCGGTTGGCCTGCAGCAGTGCCAGGCCTTTGCCCAAGTGGCGGAACAGTTCATAGAAACGCCCCGAACTGCCGGCGGCAGGCAGGTCGGCCATCCCTTGCAGGCGCGCCCAGGCGGCGTCGTTGGCGCCCTGGGCCAGTTCGATCTGCGCCAGCAACAGTTGCAGCAGGTTGGTGTAGCCGCTCAGGCCAAAACCCTGCAGTTCGCGCAGGGCCCGGCTGCCTTCGGTGTGGGCCTGCTCCAGTTGGCCCAGCGCAGCCAGGCAGTTGGCGCGGTCAAAATACAGCACCGAGCGCGCCGCGTTATGCTGGGGAAACTGCTGCAGTGCCCGTGCCGCAAGGGCCAGGGCGTGCCCCAGGTTGCCCCCCAGATAGGCCAGGCGGCTGCGCAGAAACATCACCGTCTGCTGCACCCGCTCAGGGTGGCGCGGTACTGCCTGGCGGCGCTGCAAGGCGTAGAGCTGGTGCAGGCACTGGCAGGCCTGGGCGATATCGTTGGTGACCATCACCGTGGAGGCCTCGGTCACCGCCAGGGTGAAGCTGTCGTTGCCGGCATGGCCGGCTACCTCGTCGAGCACATCGACCAGGGTGTTGACCTTGCCCTCGCGCAGCAGTTCGAAACCGTGCCGGTCGACGATGTTGAGCACGGCGTCCAGGTCGCGTGCGCGGCCGAACTGGTAAATCGCCTCGGTGTAGCGGCGCTGGGCCAACAGCCAGCTGGCAGCCTGGCGATGCAGTTGACGCAGGCGCTGGGGGTCGCGTTGTTCCAGGCGTTGGTAGAGGCTGTTGCGCAGGGCCGGGTGGTAGCGGTATTCGGCGTGGCTGCCCTGGGCGACTTCGATGATCAGGTCCAGGCGCGACAACTGGCGCAGCGCGGCAGGCACATCGGCATTGGCGGCCAGTTCGCTGGCAAGGCCTGCATCGAACACCTGGGCCACGGCGGTGTGTTCGAGAAAGGCGCGCAAGGGCACGGGCAAGTGCTGCAGGCGTTCTTCTTCCAGAAACTGCCGGGCATGGGCATAGGCCTGGCGGGTGATCGGGCGCAGGTCTGCGGGCGCCTGGCCGGTGCTGTGCAGCACCTCGCGGTAGGCCTCGAACCAGAACAACACACCACTGGGCCAGCCTTCGCTACCGGCGCGCAATTGGTACAACGCATCGCTGCCCAGGTTGACGTCGCGGGCCTGTGCCAGCTGGCGCGTCTCTTCGCTGTCCAGGGCCAGGTCACGGGCGCCCAGCACCGTCAGCCGGCCATCGCGGCGCAAGTGGGCCAGCGGCAGCTGGGGCGGGCCTTCGCTGGCGGCGACCAGGCGCAACGCGGGCGGCGGGTAGTGCAACAGCGTGTCCAGGTATTGCCAGGCGGGCGCGGCGTTGAGCAGGTGCAGGTCGTCAAGCAGCAACGTCAGCGGCACCTGGCGGGCCTCCAGGTCGGCCAGGATCAAACTCCACAGGTGCTCGGCCTGGGGGGCGTCGCGTTGTTGTGCTGGCAGTTGCAGCGCTGCGTGCAAGTGCAACAGCAGGGCCAATGGCTGGTTTTCGGCGCGGGTCAGGCGCAGCCATGCCCAGGGCCCGCTCAGGCGACGGGCGTACTGGCCGAGCAGCGTGCTCTTGCCATAGCCCAGCGGTGCTTGCAGGAGCACGACGCTACCTTCGTCCAAGGCGTTGGCCAACGGGTCGAGCAAGCGCGCTCGCACCACCCCTTTGGTCGGCTCGGCGGGCGGGCGCAGCTGGTTGGGTTTGAGCGCGGGAAAATGCATGGCCAGCAGGTTCCATCGGTTTGGCCAGACATCCTAGCCGAGCACACGCCCGGTGCGGGGAAATTCTGCAGGGGGAGGGCGGTGGCTTGCTGTGCAGAGTTGAACGGCAGTTTCAGGTTTGCGATGGCGCTGTTCAGGTTTGCTTTGAAAGGCGTTTAGTGTGGTGGAGGATTTAATCCATCTCATTGATTTATAACGTTTTTATGAATCATCAAGAAGCTGGCAACCATCTTGCTTAGCGTCATGGCACGTGTGAACAGTGAGTTGGACCGACCATGCCAAGCAGTCATTTCGTGCAGCAATCCAGTGCTCGCATCGACGTCGCAGACGCCCATGAGGTGCTGTCTGCCTATCTACAAGAGCGCCTTCACGGCCAGCCCGTGCGCATTACCCATAGCGAGCGATTGTCGGGTGGCGCCATCCAGGAAAACTGGTTGCTCAAGGCCGAGGTCGCCGGTGTGCCGCAGCGTTGGGTACTGCGTACCGATGCGGCTTCCGCCGTGGCCGCCAGCATGAGCCGCGAGCAGGAGTTCGCGGTGCTCAGCGCCGTTCACCAAGTGGGCGTGAAGGTGCCCGAGCCGTTGTGGCTGTGCCAGACGCCGCAGGTGATCGGGCGCGATTTCTTCATCATGCAGGCGCTGGCCGGCAACGCTGGCGGCCACCGCTTGACCAGCAGCCAAGGCGCCCCCGAGGGCAACCCGGTGCTGTGCCGGGCGCTTGGGGCCAACCTCGCACGCTTGCACCAGCTGCGCCCACCGCACGCGGCGCTGGCGTTCCTGCCTGCACCGGTGGCCGACGCCGTGCAGGCCAGTGTCGACCAGTACCGCCTGTTTCTCGATGCCTTACCGGGCAGCCACCCCATCATCGAGTGGGGCCTGCGCTGGTGCGAGCTGAACAAACCTGCCCCCCTTGCCACCTGCCTGATCCACCGTGACTACCGCACCGGCAACTACATGGTCGAGGGCGGTGAGCAGTGCGGCGTGCTGGACTGGGAGTTCGCCGGCTGGGGCGACCCTCGCGAAGACCTGGGCTGGTTCACCGCACGCTGCTGGCGGTTTACCCGACCGGACCTGGAAGCAGGCGGCATCGGCCGCCTGGACGACCTGCTCGCCGGCTACCGCAGCGTCTCGTCACTCGACCTGGACAGCGACACGCTGCGTTTCTGGCAGGTCATGGCCCACTTGCGCTGGGCGGTCATCGCCCTGCAGCAGGCCGAACGCCACGCATCAGGCCAGCAACGTTCGCTGGAACTGGCGTTGACCGGGCGCATGGTCAGCGAACTTGAACAGGAACTGCTGTTGCTCACCCAAGGAGGCCGCGCATGAACCAGCCCGATGCCCAGGACTTGCTGCTGACGGCGCGTGACGTTGTGCTCAAGCAGTTGTTGCCCGCATTGCCGGCGCACTTGCACTACGAGGTGCGGA includes the following:
- the malT_2 gene encoding HTH-type transcriptional regulator MalT (*Name malT_2) gives rise to the protein MHFPALKPNQLRPPAEPTKGVVRARLLDPLANALDEGSVVLLQAPLGYGKSTLLGQYARRLSGPWAWLRLTRAENQPLALLLHLHAALQLPAQQRDAPQAEHLWSLILADLEARQVPLTLLLDDLHLLNAAPAWQYLDTLLHYPPPALRLVAASEGPPQLPLAHLRRDGRLTVLGARDLALDSEETRQLAQARDVNLGSDALYQLRAGSEGWPSGVLFWFEAYREVLHSTGQAPADLRPITRQAYAHARQFLEEERLQHLPVPLRAFLEHTAVAQVFDAGLASELAANADVPAALRQLSRLDLIIEVAQGSHAEYRYHPALRNSLYQRLEQRDPQRLRQLHRQAASWLLAQRRYTEAIYQFGRARDLDAVLNIVDRHGFELLREGKVNTLVDVLDEVAGHAGNDSFTLAVTEASTVMVTNDIAQACQCLHQLYALQRRQAVPRHPERVQQTVMFLRSRLAYLGGNLGHALALAARALQQFPQHNAARSVLYFDRANCLAALGQLEQAHTEGSRALRELQGFGLSGYTNLLQLLLAQIELAQGANDAAWARLQGMADLPAAGSSGRFYELFRHLGKGLALLQANRLAQARHALAQAEVLALGFPHSAALPWVFHHQACLHWALGETGQAKARWAEVRRLARQYRLITLYRQAGAWLARLALRDNDQDYLPDWLDQWHWCQRQYGEQLLPEEWLAYAWVQRHLGQRDKAWQIQQRLQAQAQAQGNRRLLLDALLLGTALLQDRGARDDALLSLEQALQLAFTYGFGQLLQYEGDACLEPLRQLLQPQVRERLGLKAPAPLREQLNALFRPLLASKENLDSALIVPLSRRELEVLQRMARGQSNGQIAEAMFISLSTVKTHINNLFRKLDVADRDSALCSARELQLLSLTSTWPVPRFHPPFHPGGGRGARACLLQHAESTQPGVRHAQLHRPIARYHLCCPRVARPEPPLPTTDWL